From the Scophthalmus maximus strain ysfricsl-2021 chromosome 11, ASM2237912v1, whole genome shotgun sequence genome, one window contains:
- the prpf8 gene encoding pre-mRNA-processing-splicing factor 8, protein MAATFPYRGVPVAMPPGVPPPVPVPDYMSEEKLQEKARKWQQLQAKRYSEKRKFGFVDAQKEDMPPEHVRKIIRDHGDMTNRKFRHDKRVYLGALKYMPHAVLKLLENMPMPWEQIRDVPVLYHITGAISFVNEIPWVIEPVYIAQWGAMWIMMRREKRDRRHFKRMRFPPFDDEEPPLDYADNILDVEPLEAIQMELDTDEDGSVTEWFYEHQPLKDTTKFVNGTTYRRWQFTLPMMSTLYRLANQLLTDLVDFNYFYLFDLKAFFTSKALNMAIPGGPKFEPLVRDINLQDEDWNEFNDINKIIIRQPIRTEYKIAFPYLYNNLPHHVHLTWYHTPNVVFIKTEDPDLPAFYFDPLINPISHRHSVKSQEPLPDDDEEFELAEYVEPFLKETPLYTDHTANGIALLWAPRPFNLRSGRTRRAIDIPLIKNWYREHCPAGQPVKVRVSYQKLLKYYVLNALKHRPPKAQKKRYLFRSFKATKFFQSTKLDWVEVGLQVCRQGYNMLNLLIHRKNLNYLHLDYNFNLKPVKTLTTKERKKSRFGNAFHLCREVLRLSKLVVDSHVQYRLGNVDAFQLSDGLQYIFAHVGQLTGMYRYKYKLMRQIRMCKDLKHLIYYRFNTGPVGKGPGCGFWAPGWRVWLFFMRGITPLLERWLGNLLARQFEGRHSKGVAKTVTKQRVESHFDLELRAAVMHDILDMMPEGIKQNKARTILQHLSESWRCWKANIPWKVPGLPTPIENMILRYVKAKADWWTNTAHYNRERIRRGATVDKTVCKKNLGRLTRLYLKAEQERQHNYLKDGPYITAEEAVAIYTTTVHWLESRRFSPIPFPPLSYKHDTKLLILALERLKEAYSVKSRLNQSQREELGLIEQAYDNPHEALSRIKRHLLTQRAFKEVGIEFMDLYSHLVPVYDVEPLEKITDAYLDQYLWYEADKRRLFPPWIKPADTEPPPLLVYKWCQGINNLQDVWETAEGECNVMLESRYEKMYEKIDLTLLNRLLRLIVDHNIADYMTAKNNVVINYKDMNHTNSYGIIRGLQFASFIVQYYGLVMDLLVLGLHRASEMAGPPQMPNDFLSFQDTATESAHPIRLYCRYIDRIHIFFRFSADEARDLIQRYLTEHPDPNNENIVGYNNKKCWPRDARMRLMKHDVNLGRAVFWDIKNRLPRSVTTVQWENSFVSVYSKDNPNLLFNMCGFECRILPKCRTSYEEFTHKDGVWNLQNEVTKERTAQCFLRVDDESMQRFHNRVRQILMASGSTTFTKIVNKWNTALIGLMTYFREAVVNTQELLDLLVKCENKIQTRIKIGLNSKMPSRFPPVVFYTPKELGGLGMLSMGHVLIPQSDLRWSKQTDVGITHFRSGMSHEEDQLIPNLYRYIQPWESEFIDSQRVWAEYALKRQEAIAQNRRLTLEDLEDSWDRGIPRINTLFQKDRHTLAYDKGWRVRTDFKQYQVLKQNPFWWTHQRHDGKLWNLNNYRTDMIQALGGVEGILEHTLFKGTYFPTWEGLFWEKASGFEESMKWKKLTNAQRSGLNQIPNRRFTLWWSPTINRANVYVGFQVQLDLTGIFMHGKIPTLKISLIQIFRAHLWQKIHESIVMDLCQVFDQELDALEIETVQKETIHPRKSYKMNSSCADILLFASYKWNVSRPSLLADSKDVMDSTTTQKYWIDIQLRWGDYDSHDIERYARAKFLDYTTDNMSIYPSPTGVLIAIDLAYNLHSAYGNWFPGSKPLIQQAMAKIMKANPALYVLRERIRKGLQLYSSEPTEPYLSSQNYGELFSNQIIWFVDDTNVYRVTIHKTFEGNLTTKPINGAIFIFNPRTGQLFLKIIHTSVWAGQKRLGQLAKWKTAEEVAALIRSLPVEEQPKQIIVTRKGMLDPLEVHLLDFPNIVIKGSELQLPFQACLKVEKFGDLILKATEPQMVLFNLYDDWLKTISSYTAFSRLILILRALHVNNDRAKVILKPDKTTITEPHHIWPTLTDEEWIKVEVQLKDLILADYGKKNNVNVASLTQSEIRDIILGMEISAPSQQRQQIAEIEKQTKEQSQLTATQTRTVNKHGDEIITSTTSNYETQTFSSKTEWRVRAISAANLHLRTNHIYVSSDDIKETGYTYILPKNVLKKFICISDLRAQIAGYLYGTSPPDNPQVKEIRCIVMVPQWGTHQTVHLPNQLPGHEYLKEMEPLGWIHTQPNESPQLSPQDVTTHAKVMADNPSWDGEKTIIITCSFTPGSCTLTAYKLTPSGYEWGRQNTDKGNNPKGYLPSHYERVQMLLSDRFLGFFMVPGQVSWNYNFMGVRHDPNMKYDLQLANPKEFYHEVHRPSHFLNFASLQEGEIYNADREDVYA, encoded by the exons ATGGCTGCTACCTTCCCCTACAGAGGGGTCCCTGTAGCAATGCCACCAGGTGTACCCCCTCCTGTGCCGGTCCCAGACTACATGTCTGAGGAAAAACTGCAAGAGAAAG CGAGAAAATGGCAGCAGTTGCAGGCAAAGCGATACtcagaaaagagaaagtttGGCTTTGTGGATGCTCAGAAGGAAGACATGCCACCCGAGCATGTCCGCAAGATCATCAGGGACCACGGGGacatgaccaacaggaagtttCGCCATGACAAGAGGGTCTACCTTgg TGCCCTCAAGTACATGCCCCATGCAGTGCTGAAACTGCTGGAGAACATGCCCATGCCTTGGGAGCAGATCCGAGATGTACCCGTTCTCTACCACATCACTGGAGCTATTTCCTTTGTGAATGAAATACCTTGGGTCATAGAGCCAGTTTACATTGCCCAGTGGGG AGCCATGTGGATCATGATGCGTCGTGAGAAGCGCGATCGTCGTCACTTCAAGCGGATGCGCTTCCCACCATTTGATGATGAAGAGCCGCCGCTGGACTATGCTGACAACATTCTTGATGTAGAACCACTGGAAGCCATCCAGATGGAGCTGGACACTGATGAGGATGGTTCCGTTACGGAGTGGTTCTATGAGCACCAGCCCCTCAAGGACACTACCAA GTTTGTGAATGGCACCACCTACCGTCGCTGGCAGTTCACACTGCCCATGATGTCCACGTTGTACCGTCTGGCCAATCAGCTGCTGACAGACCTGGTGGATTTCAATTACTTTTATCTGTTTGACCTCAAGGCCTTCTTCACTTCCAAGGCCTTAAATATGGCCATACCCGGGGGACCAAAGTTTGAGCCTCTGGTTCGGGACATCAACCTACA GGATGAAGACTGGAATGAGTTCAACGACATCAACAAAATCATCATCCGACAGCCCATCAGGACAGAGTACAAGATCGCTTTCCCCTACCTGTACAACAACTTGCCACACCACGTCCACCTCACCTG GTATCACACACCAAACGTGGTGTTTATCAAGACCGAGGATCCAGATCTTCCAGCATTCTACTTTGATCCGCTGATCAACCCCATTTCACACAGACATTCTGTCAAG AGTCAAGAGCCTCtgcctgatgatgatgaggagttTGAGCTTGCTGAGTATGTTGAGCCCTTCCTTAAAGAGACCCCGCTCTACACAGACCACACAGCCAATGGCATTGCTCTGCTGTGGGCGCCCAGACCCTTCAACCTCCGATCGGGCCGCACAAGGCGTGCCATTGATATCCCCCTGATCAAGAACTG GTACCGAGAGCACTGTCCCGCTGGACAGCCAGTGAAAGTGCGTGTATCATACCAGAAACTGCTCAAGTACTATGTGCTTAATGCTCTGAAGCACAGACCACCCAAAGCCCAGAAGAAGAG GTACCTGTTCCGCTCCTTCAAGGCCACCAAGTTCTTTCAGTCCACCAAGCTGGACTGGGTGGAGGTGGGCCTGCAGGTTTGCAGACAGGGTTACAACATGCTCAATCTGCTCATCCACCGTAAGAACCTCAACTACCTGCATCTGGACTACAACTTCAACCTGAAGCCCGTCAAGACACTGACCACAAAG GAGCGTAAGAAGTCACGATTCGGCAATGCCTTCCATCTGTGCAGAGAGGTGCTGCGTCTCAGCAAGCTGGTGGTGGACAGCCATGTGCAGTACAGACTGGGAAATGTTGATGCTTTCCAG TTATCTGATGGACTGCAGTACATCTTCGCTCATGTTGGTCAGCTGACAGGCATGTACCGCTACAAGTACAAGTTGATGAGACAAATCCGCATGTGCAAAGACCTGAAGCATCTCATCTACTACCGGTTCAACACT GGTCCTGTGGGCAAGGGTCCAGGCTGTGGCTTCTGGGCTCCCGGCTGGAGAGTGTGGCTGTTCTTCATGAGGGGCATCACTCCACTGTTGGAGAGGTGGCTGGGCAATCTGCTGGCCAGGCAATTTGAAG GACGTCACTCCAAGGGAGTAGCCAAGACAGTGACCAAGCAGCGTGTGGAGTCTCACTTTGACCTTGAGCTTCGTGCTGCAGTGATGCACGACATCTTGGACATGATGCCCGAGGGTATCAAACAGAACAAGGCCAGGACCATCCTGCAGCACCTCAGTGAGTCCTGGAGGTGCTGGAAGGCCAACATCCCATGGAAG GTGCCAGGCCTGCCCACTCCAATTGAGAACATGATCCTGCGCTACGTGAAGGCCAAAGCTGACTGGTGGACCAACACTGCCCACTACAACCGTGAGCGAATCCGTCGCGGAGCCACTGTGGACAAGACAGTGTGTAAGAAGAACCTGGGCAGACTGACCCGTCTGTACCTGAAAGCTGAGCAGGAGAGACAGCACAACTACCTGAAG GATGGACCCTACATCACAGCTGAAGAGGCAGTGGCCATTTACACCACCACCGTTCACTGGCTGGAGAGTCGGCGGTTCTCGCCcatccccttccctcctctgtcctACAAACATGACACCAAGCTGCTCATCCTGGCCTTGGAGAGGCTCAAGGAAGCCTACAG TGTGAAGTCTCGTCTGAACCAAAGTCAGCGGGAGGAGCTGGGGCTGATCGAGCAGGCGTATGACAATCCCCACGAGGCCCTGTCCAGGATCAAACGTCACCTGCTCACACAGAGAGCCTTCAAAGAG GTGGGTATCGAGTTCATGGACCTGTACAGCCACCTGGTACCGGTGTACGATGTGGAGCCCCTGGAGAAGATCACAGACGCTTACCTGGACCAGTACCTGTGGTACGAGGCAGACAAGAGACGCCTGTTCCCGCCCTGGATCAAACCCGCTGACACCGAACCACCGCCACTGCTCGTATACAAGTGGTGCCAAG GCATCAACAACTTGCAGGATGTGTGGGagactgcagagggagagtgcAACGTGATGCTGGAGTCCCGCTATGAGAAGATGTATGAGAAGATTGATCTGACATTGCTCAATAGGCTGCTGCGTCTTATTGTTGACCACAACATCGCTGATTACATGACGGCCAAAAACAACGTGGTCATCAACTACAAG GACATGAACCACACCAACTCCTATGGCATCATCAGGGGGCTCCAGTTTGCCTCGTTCATTGTGCAGTACTACGGCCTGGTGATGGACCTGCTGGTGCTGGGCTTGCACCGTGCCAGTGAGATGGCCGGCCCTCCTCAGATGCCCAATGACTTCCTCAGTTTCCAGGACACGGCCACAGAAAGTGCCCACCCAATCCGGCTTTACTGCCGCTACATCGACCGCATCCACATCTTCTTCAG GTTCTCTGCTGACGAGGCCAGGGATCTGATTCAGAGATACCTGACCGAGCATCCAGACCCCAACAACGAGAACATCGTGGGTTACAACAACAAGAAGTGCTGGCCCCGTGATGCTCGCATGAGATTGATGAAGCACGATGTCAACCT TGGACGTGCAGTGTTCTGGGACATAAAAAATCGCCTGCCCAGGTCCGTGACCACTGTCCAGTGGGAGAACAGCTTTGTGTCCGTCTACAGCAAAGACAACCCCAACCTGCTCTTCAACATGTGTGGTTTTGAGTGCCGCATCCTCCCCAAGTGCCGCACCAGCTACGAGGAGTTTACTCACAAGGACGGTGTCTGGAACCTGCAGAATGAG GTAACTAAAGAGAGGACAGCGCAGTGTTTCCTGCGTGTGGATGATGAATCGATGCAGCGTTTCCACAACAGAGTGCGTCAGATCCTGATGGCCTCGGGATCCACCACATTCACAAAG ATCGTGAACAAATGGAACACGGCCCTGATCGGCTTGATGACGTATTTCCGTGAGGCTGTGGTGAACACCCAGGAGCTGCTCGACCTGCTGGTGAAGTGTGAGAACAAGATCCAGACGCGTATCAAGATCGGTCTGAACTCCAAAATGCCCAGTCGCTTCCCTCCTGTTGTCTTCTACACTCCCAAAGAGCTGGGCGGCCTTGGCATGTTGTCTATGGGCCACGTCCTTATCCCACAGTCAGACCTGCG gTGGTCCAAGCAGACAGACGTGGGCATCACCCACTTCAGGTCTGGAATGAGTCATGAAGAGGACCAGCTGATTCCGAACTTGTATCGTTACATTCAGCCGTGGGAGAGCGAGTTCATCGACTCTCAGAGGGTCTGGGCCGAGTACGCCCTCAAGAGACAGGAGGCCATCGCCCAGAACCG GCGTCTCACCTTGGAGGATTTGGAGGACTCATGGGACAGAGGAATCCCCCGGATCAACACACTTTTCCAgaaggacagacacacactggctTATGACAAAGGCTGgagagtcaggacagatttCAAGCAGTACCAG gtgcTGAAGCAGAATCCGTTCTGGTGGACCCACCAGAGGCACGACGGCAAACTGTGGAACCTGAACAACTACCGCACAGACATGATCCAGGCCCTGGGCGGTGTGGAGGGCATCCTGGAACACACACTCTTCAAAGGCACTTACTTCCCCACCTGGGAGGGTCTCTTCTG GGAGAAGGCCAGTGGCTTTGAGGAGTCCATGAAATGGAAGAAGCTGACCAACGCCCAGAGGTCTGGTCTCAACCAAATCCCCAACCGTCGCTTCACACTGTGGTGGTCACCCACCATCAACAGAGCCAAC GTGTATGTGGGTTTCCAGGTGCAACTTGACCTGACAGGAATCTTCATGCATGGCAAGATCCCCACACTGAAGATCTCCCTCATTCAGATCTTCAGGGCTCACTTGTGGCAGAAGATTCATGAGAGCATTGTCATGGATCTCTGTCAG GTGTTTGACCAGGAGCTGGACGCTCTGGAGATTGAGACTGTACAGAAAGAGACCATCCACCCCAGGAAGTCCTACAAGATGAACTCCTCATGTGCTGACATCCTCCTCTTCGCATCGTACAAGTGGAACGTCTCTCGTCCATCTCTGCTCGCTGACTCAAA GGATGTGATGGACAGCACCACCACGCAGAAGTACTGGATTGACATTCAGCTCCGCTGGGGCGACTATGACTCACATGACATTGAGCGCTACGCCAGAGCCAAATTCCTGGACTACACCACCGACAACATGAGTATCTACCCCTCCCCCACCGGTGTGCTCATTGCTATCGACTTGGCCTATAACCTCCACAG CGCCTATGGTAACTGGTTCCCTGGAAGCAAGCCTCTGATCCAGCAGGCCATGGCTAAGATCATGAAGGCCAACCCCGCCCTGTATGTGCTCAGGGAGCGCATCCGCAAGGGCCTGCAGCTGTACTCCTCAGAGCCCACTGAGCCCTACCTCTCCTCTCAGAACTATGGTGAACTCTTCTCTAACCAGATCATCTGGTTCGTGGATGACACCAATGTCTACCGAGTCACCATCCACAAG ACCTTTGAGGGTAACTTGACCACGAAGCCCATCAATGGAGCTATTTTCATCTTCAACCCCAGGACTGGTCAGCTCTTCCTCAAGATCATTCACACATCTGTGTGGGCTGGACAGAAGCGTCTGGGACAG CTGGCGAAATGGAAGACAGCTGAAGAAGTGGCTGCCCTGATTCGCTCCCTCCCTGTAGAAGAGCAGCCGAAACAGATCATTGTAACCAGGAAGGGTATGCTGGACCCTCTGGAG GTCCACTTGCTTGACTTCCCCAACATCGTGATCAAGGGCTCGGAGCTGCAGCTGCCTTTCCAGGCCTGTCTGAAGGTGGAGAAGTTTGGAGACCTGATCCTGAAGGCTACCGAGCCTCAGATGGTGCTGTTCAACCTCTACGACGACTGGCTCAAGACCATCTCGTCTTACACA GCCTTCTCCCGACTCATCCTGATTCTCAGAGCGCTCCACGTCAACAACGACCGCGCCAAGGTGATTTTGAAACCCGACAAGACGACCATCACTGAGCCCCACCACATTTGGCCCACACTCACCGATGAGGAGTGGATCAAGGTGGAAGTGCAACTCAAGGACCTAATTCTGGCCGATTATGGCAAAAAGAACAA CGTGAACGTGGCCTCTCTGACCCAGTCTGAGATCCGTGACATCATCCTGGGTATGGAGATCTCCGCGCCGTCACAGCAGCGCCAGCAAATCGCCGAGATCGAGAAACAGACCAAGGAGCAGTCGCAGCTCACCGCCACACAGACCCGCACCGTCAACAAGCACGGCGACGAGAtcatcacctccaccacctccaacTACGAGACCCAGACTTTCTCCTCCAAGACCGAGTGGAGAGTGAG GGCTATTTCTGCTGCGAACCTCCATCTCCGAACCAACCACATCTACGTCTCATCTGATGACATCAAGGAGACGGGTTACACCTACATCCTGCCCAAGAACGTCCTCAAGAAGTTCATCTGCATCTCAGATCTACGAGCACAG ATTGCAGGTTACCTGTATGGCACCAGCCCACCGGACAACCCCCAGGTGAAGGAGATCCGTTGCATCGTCATGGTGCCACAGTGGGGGACGCATCAGACTGTCCACCTGCCTAACCAGCTGCCTGGTCATGAATATCTCAAG GAAATGGAGCCCCTCGGCTGGATCCACACCCAGCCCAATGAGTCACCCCAGCTGTCCCCACAGGACGTCACCACCCATGCTAAGGTCATGGCAGACAACCCTTCTTGGGATGGAGAGAagaccatcatcatcacttgcAG CTTCACCCCCGGCTCGTGCACGCTCACGGCCTACAAGCTGACACCCAGTGGCTACGAGTGGGGTCGTCAAAACACCGACAAGGGCAACAACCCCAAAGGTTACCTGCCCTCCCACTACGAGAGGGTGCAGATGCTGCTCTCTGATCGTTTCCTGGGCTTCTTCATGGTCCCTGGCCAAGTCTCCTGGAACTACAACTTCATGG GTGTGCGCCACGATCCCAACATGAAGTACGATCTGCAGCTGGCCAACCCCAAGGAGTTCTACCACGAAGTCCATCGGCCCTCGCACTTCCTCAACTTTGCATCGCTGCAGGAGGGCGAGATCTACAACGCCGACCGCGAGGATGTGTACGCTTGA